A window of Peromyscus eremicus chromosome 23, PerEre_H2_v1, whole genome shotgun sequence genomic DNA:
gactacaaagagaagtCACTGAGTCTTCCCCTCACTCGGGATGAAACTCCTTCTGCTGGTCGCTCTGCTCACAGGTAGGACCCTTGTCCCCTCTGAGTGCCTCCCATCTCCCTTGTCTTCAATGTGCAGGCCCTGCTGGTCACACCTGAAGTTCTGGTTTGGGGTTCCTGTTGGGGTCTAATAGCCTCTGGGTTGGGGTCCCATGCTCACCCCATGTTCACAACAGCTGGCATCTTTACCCCCTAAGTCAACTCAGATGACTCCTTGAAAAAATGCCACTACTGTCACCTACGCGGCCAATGaagccccttccttctctgcCATATTGCCCTGGCACCCATTTCCTTGGGACTAATATGCCCTGACAatgtgattttccttttctttttaaaaaatattgacttttactttatgtatatgagccctttgcctgcatgtgtgtctgtgaactcTGTGTgagcagtgcctacagaggccagaggaggggtCTGATCCTCCAGAACTGGGGTCatagcagttgtgagctgcttcaTGGCTGCTGGACCTGAGCCTGGGTCCCACACAAGCTCATCAAGTGCTCCcgactgcagagccatctctccagccctgattattatttttacaggATTATATAATTCTAGCTCTGGATGTCCTCCAACTCAACATTCTAGCCAAGACttacctcaacctcccaagtgttaggattacacaCAGAACTATAAAGAGAGAAGTCACTTGAATCCTCCACACACTCAGGATGAAACTTCTTCTGCTGGTCGCTCTGCTCACAGTAGGACCCTTGTCCCCTCTGGGTGCCCCCATCTCCCTTGTCTTCAATGCACAGTTTGCCAATGGTCACACCTGAAGTTCTGGTTTAGGattgcaattctttttttctgggcattTTACATGAGAGGGTTTCTCTGAATACCGATGGCTGTCCTGgtattcactctatagaccatcttggctttgaactcatctgCCTCTGCATCAAGAGTACTGGCATTACACAGTGTGTGTTCCACTGTACCTGGATTCTCCTGCATTTTAATGGTGACCTGTATCCCACTGCAGACTTAATCAAGGCTTATTTACCTACTCCTCAGCTGATGAACAGTTTGTTGTGTCAAATGTTGACATTACAATGATGATCTGACCATTATCCTTGTCTATGAGCTGTGCATGGCCATACAACAGATTCCTTCTAATTCTTCCAGGGTAAAACAATGAGCATGTGTTGGCTGCTTCTCTGGCTCCAGGTCTCAGCTAGAACTGTGATGAATCCCACTGCTGGCTAAGGCTAGGGTTTCACCTAGGCTTGAGTAGGGGTGGGGCAGCTTTCAAACTAACAGATGGTAGGATTGTTGGGTTATTGAACTAAGAGTTCAGTTTGTCCCTGGCTGCTGACTGGAGAGTGTTCTCAGCTCCTCAACACAGggaccacagggcagctcacagtgTGGTGGCTGTCTGTCCTGACAGTGAGAAATGAGCAGGCAAGCAAGGAAAATGGCAATGTCTGTAGAACTTagtcctggggagtcagcccagctgtGTACAGCATTGTTTGTTAACAATCCTACCACTCGGGAAACTGATTCCAGAGGGTTGCTACAGAGTTGGAGGCTACCCTGGGTTACAGGGAAATGCTCTGTTTCAAATAGGTAGACAACTTCTTGCTTagcctggtgacttgagtttgGTCTCTAAGTTCTACATAGTGGAGGGAAAAAACCAACTccctaaagctgtcctctgacctcaagtGTATAGCATGACTTGTGAGTGCTCACTAATGTTTGCTTGTGAACTGGTAtgtaggcaaacacacacacacaccacacacacacacacacacacacacacacacacacacacacacacacacaggtctatTCATTGCTCTCCTGATGCAGCATCTAGTGGGAGTTAGAAGGAAGCTAGCAGGCAGGCATCAGACTCCTGGTAAAGCAAAGTGGGATTGATGGAGTGTGCTGTGCATTCTTGCAGCAGGTGCTACTGCACACAGCATCAGCCATTGGGCTTCTAGACAGTTCCAAAATATGATCCAGTGCCTCCCCCCCATCACCGGGATTGATCCCTTGTTCAACTACAACAACTATGGCCGCTTCTGTGGCTCTGGGGGCTCAGGCCCTCCAGTGGACGAATTAGACAGGTGAGTGAACCATCTGGTGGGACACTGGAGTGTCTGGGTTCTGGTGGGGACAGGACACAAGTAGACATCTCTTGAGGCAAGTGCAGGAGACATGCATGTCCACCAAACAtcgtatattttgtttattttctgtattacttttgtttgtttgtttccagacaggggttctctgtgtagccctaggttTCTTATAATTCTTTCTGGagaccatgctagccttgaactcagagatccatctgcctctgcataCCAAGTACTGGTATTAATGGTGgacaccaccacaccccacagAAGTTGCTTTCCATAAATATGTGCTTAACAGAAATCGCAGATTTTCAAGCCTCAGGAAGATTTCTTCTGGAACATCATGTTTAGGTCATCCTGACATGTTTGAGAAAGACTGCAGGTGAGAACTGACCTCCTGCGGGTCCATAGTCCTCCCTCCgctgttccttcctctctccaggtGCTGTCAGACTCGTGACAACTGCCACACTCAGGTCAAGAAGCTGGAAAGCTGCAAGTTCCTCAAAAACGACCCCTACACCAGCTCCTACTCATACTCATGCTCTGGGAATGAGGTCACCTGCAGTGGTAGGTTTACTCATCCGGGACCTCTGGACTCTGCTTGGTCCTGGGTGGCTTTGGAAGGGACAGGGAAGTGACAAGGACAGTCACTATTTAGTGGTCATTTCCTTGGTCTCATTTGACCTCACAACAGTCTTATCAGGTAGATACTAAAATATAGATGAGGTCACtgatgaggaagatgaggaaggcagggtcacttgcccaaggtcacccagCTTAGAAATGATGACATTTGATTCTAGAACAGAGATCTACATCATCCCAAAGCCTCTGTTTAAAAACCTTTCAAGATTTTATGTATTTCTGGGGGAGACATTTCTGTGCCACAACCCAGGTGTGcaagtctgaggacaacttgcagaagtctgttctctccatcgatcatgtgagtcctgaggatggaactcaggttcagACTTAGCATCAAGCACCTTtattccctgagccatcttgcctgcccaaaGCCTCTCCTATTAGCTGCTGTGTTATACTGAAACCATACTGACTAAACAATGGAGAGCTGAATCATTGGCTAtaagccagatattggagtaaatatGTATGCAGGGCAAGATTTATAATTCCCATTTTTACAGGTGAGGATTCAGAGGGCTGGTGATATAGCTTAGTTCACAGAGtccttgcctagtatgcacagaGTTCTAGGTTCCACTTCCATATCCCATGAATTGAGAGTGGTGGTGCacctgtgtaatcccagcactggggaggtggaggcaggagcatcgtCTTAAATCATAATTTTAGAAGTGGTAGTTGGTATTTGTAGTTTTCCCGGTTTTAGGATgaaatatatgtgtttatttttatgtgcaggAATGAGTTTGCACCCAGGGTTGTCTTCAGTCACTGTCCACCATGTCTTTAGATGCTAGGTCTCACAATAAAAATGACACGCACCTTTAGATAGCCTGACCGTCCAACAAGTTGTGGGGATCTGTGCTCCCCACTTATTAATAGAATTACAGGGGCCCCCAAGCACACCTTGCCTTTTACATGAGCTCTGGGAGTCATAGTTCAGGCCCTCAGGCTTGTATGTCAACCCCTTTAccaactgtgccatctccccagcccacaacaactaatgtttttattataagtGTGTTCCAGGGATTTGGACAACCCAATGTCCTTTTGTGTGCTCTGTCTCTCAACCCTGAGTCTTCACCAATGGGAGGGTCAGCGGTTTCTTTTGGTTATAAATTATACAGAGCAGGGTCATGGGCCCTAATCaacttcctttcttgtttctctGCAGACAAAAACAACCCCTGTGAGGCCTTCATCTGCAACTGTGACCGTGAGGCTGCCATCTGCTTCTCCAAGGCTCCATACAACAAGTAGTACAAAGGCATTAAGTGTTAGACTTGTCACCTCACTGACTGGTACACCATCCCTGCCTGCCTGGTTGTCTTCACTACACACTGTGCCCTCTAATAAAGCACCTATGGAAAGAGCTTGGCTGTGGTGATTGTATTCTTTGTCTACCGAACATAACTGGATCCTCAGAGAACATCATTTCTTCTAGTCATGGAAGCTTCAGGATAATGGGAAAGACATTGTCTTTAGTGAAGCACCTTGAGAGTGGGTGATGAGCCTGGCCACGCCTTctatcccagcacatgggaggcagaggcagaggcagaggcagatctcttgagttcaaggatagcctggtctaaaaatcgaattccaggacagccaggactatcacacaaagaaatcttgtctctaaaaacaacatCAAAGGAAGAACTCAGTCTGAGATACATAGTGGgtagagagaaacagaagggggaaggagaggagaggtgtggagggaaggaaagaaaagacagagagggaggggggagagaagagagaaagaagaggagaagcagTGTCACGTGGGCACTAAAGGAACATCTTGTCCCCAAAAATACTGGACACAAAGCACTTCTGCTGTGCTCTCATCATAAGAAGTTGGATAATGGAAACCAAACTGGACTGAGAGTAAATGACCTGAAGGCAGGATTACATTCTGGTGACCTTTGAATCTCCATTGTGCCTAAACACACATCAGAGGATAATTGTCCGGCTCTGGTACACAGCAGCCTAAGTTTTTGAACAAATAAAAGTGAATATTTTGTCTCTTCTACCTTTCTCTATCACCCAACCCCACAGGTGAAGCCAGGTTAATCTCTGGTTCCCTGATCAACAGGATTTAGGAATGAGATGTCTCATTGGCTACatggttttctcttttcctttagtGAACAGCTGCCCAGTCCTCAGCCTTTTCACCCCCAACCTCATCCTCACAcgtgactcaaactcaggtctcggCCCTCCCAAGGTCAGGCCTGTGAGCAACAGATACAGCTAGAACTGCCTGCACAGGCACAGTGACTGGTAGTAGCTGGTAGTGGCTGTCCAGAATCCT
This region includes:
- the LOC131898274 gene encoding phospholipase A2-like isoform X2, with the protein product MKLLLLVALLTGATAHSISHWASRQFQNMIQCLPPITGIDPLFNYNNYGRFCGSGGSGPPVDELDRCCQTRDNCHTQVKKLESCKFLKNDPYTSSYSYSCSGNEVTCSDKNNPCEAFICNCDREAAICFSKAPYNK
- the LOC131898274 gene encoding phospholipase A2-like isoform X1 yields the protein MKLLLLVALLTAGATAHSISHWASRQFQNMIQCLPPITGIDPLFNYNNYGRFCGSGGSGPPVDELDRCCQTRDNCHTQVKKLESCKFLKNDPYTSSYSYSCSGNEVTCSDKNNPCEAFICNCDREAAICFSKAPYNK